One window of the Branchiostoma lanceolatum isolate klBraLanc5 chromosome 3, klBraLanc5.hap2, whole genome shotgun sequence genome contains the following:
- the LOC136431215 gene encoding leucine-rich repeat-containing protein 56-like isoform X2 — protein sequence MACAQETGTSLYRFPRDITVRDMASPPTGSVCITEYAEDVINPEPIMIEDSEELVDEYLSPGRLKALTGVEDLDEVQNLEMAVDTRENSLGNFGSLLPKLQQLRLNNSVIASVRDLGTSLRYLQVLWMARCGLQDLDGISSMSALRELYLAYNDISDVSPCSLLEELQVLDLEGNSIDDVAQVEFLALCPKLTTMTLEGNPVCLASHPDSENNDVYDYRGTIKQSVPTLLYLDDEPLTANSSLLSKPTSLSAERLVVNESIKESLGSNEDIDDGEGRPSSGSSRPGSARRPGSARPGSARRRPDSAVARLGTAARPGSARPGTAARPGTAGRPGTAAAGAQRPETAGSEDFALDEELSDLTRGEVICGLPSRALKTRKGKLPTALAALPTVEQIQASPFSHLLHRPEHTYDEAFDVDVSKEDLFAELKAWRQEYEGKIKQRYVEMREPQVLKISHDEVADVEDGSDASVSDDDVELPVDEDSQLYLRSKSPVHVPSPPSSSPVYRPSPPPSSPTHRPSPPPLSPTHHPSPPPRSPQGPPPSQRLPLKPLMSDGVVRPRTAADFRVRRYRPRTKEETDVERLRSSGPNEDTRPPVSSERSHVRDGRVSGRDQGMRAKSNVSLTEQEMGSTPPGPATRTRTYSSDDSVDGQGARRASPRRNRKSREQRQLIYEREDGRLSENPAAALKTEKPAARPSRTPPTEGRPTRTPPTEVNPTQPVIRSTNTPPRRQLPTVPRPATARAAMMSQRLPNRLPSKSKPPS from the exons ATGGCATGTGCACAGGAGACAGGCACCTCACTCTACAG ATTCCCAAGGGACATTACCGTAAGGGACATGGCGTCACCCCCAACAGGGAGCGTATGCATCACAGAGtatgcagaggatgtcatcaacCCGGAACCAATCATGATCGAGGACTCAGAGGAACTTGTGGACGAGTACCTTTCCCCTGGTAGATTG aaagCATTGACTGGAGTGGAAGACTTGGATGAAGTTCAGAATCTGGAGATGGCTGTTGACACCAGGGAGAATAGCCTGGGGAACTTTG GTTCCCTGCTACCCAAGCTGCAGCAGTTGCGGCTGAACAACAGCGTCATCGCGTCCGTGCGTGACCTGGGCACGTCCCTGCGGTACCTTCAGGTACTCTGGATGGCCAGGTGTGGTCTACAGGACCTGGACGGCATCAGCTCCATGTCTGCGCTCAGG GAGCTGTACCTGGCCTACAATGACATCAGTGATGTGTCCCCCTGTAGTCTCTTGGAGGAACTGCAGGTTCTGGATCTGGAAGG AAATAGCATAGATGATGTGGCTCAGGTGGAGTTTCTAGCCCTGTGTCCCAAGCTGACCACCATGACACTAGAGGGGAACCCTGTCTGTCTGGCATCTCATCCTGATTCggag AACAACGACGTGTATGACTACCGAGGCACCATCAAACAGTCTGTTCCAACCCTCCTGTACCTGGATGACGAGCCGCTCACCGCCAACAGCAGCCTTCTCTCCAAACCAACCAGTCTCAGTGCCGAACGACTCGTCGTCAACGAGTCAATCAAGGAGAGTTTGGGGTCAAATGAGGACATCGATGATGGAG AAGGCAGACCATCGTCAGGTTCCAGTAGACCAGGCTCAGCGCGGAGACCGGGATCAGCCAGACCGGGGTCGGCCAGACGGAGACCGGACTCTGCCGTAGCCAGGTTAGGGACGGCAGCACGACCGGGCAGTGCTCGACCTGGTACTGCCGCCAGACCGGGCACAGCCGGCAGGCCTGGAACAGCTGCAGCTGGCGCACAGAGACCGGAGACTGCAG GATCAGAGGACTTTGCTCTAGATGAAGAGCTCAGTGATCTCACCAGAG GAGAAGTAATATGTGGCCTTCCCAGCAGGGCACTGAAGACCAGGAAAGGAAAG CTGCCCACAGCCCTGGCTGCCCTGCCCACAGTAGAGCAGATCCAGGCCTCTCCCTTCAGCCACCTGCTGCACAGACCGGAGCACACGTACGACGAGGCCTTCGACGTTGATGTGTCCAAGGAAGACCTGTTCGCTGAGCTGAAAGCGTGGAGGCAGGAATATGAGGG gaaaatcaaaCAGAGGTATGTGGAGATGCGGGAGCCACAAGTGCTGAAGATTTCTCACGACGAAGTCGCGGACGTCGAGGACGGCTCGGATGCCTCCGTTTCGGACGACGACGTCGAACTTCCGGTGGACGAAGACTCGCAGTTGTACCTTCGCTCCAAGTCCCCTGTCCACGTCCCGTCTCCACCCTCCTCCTCCCCTGTCTATCGCCCGTCCCCTCCCCCATCTTCACCCACACACCGACCTTCCCCACCCCCCTTATCCCCAACACACCATCCCTCCCCACCCCCTAGATCGCCGCAAGGCCCCCCTCCCTCGCAAAGGCTTCCGTTGAAACCGCTGATGAGCGACGGAGTAGTTAGACCGCGTACTGCTGCTGACTTCCGGGTACGACGGTACCGACCGCGCACTAAGGAGGAAACAGACGTTGAGAGATTGAGATCGTCGGGGCCAAATGAAGACACGAGGCCACCAGTATCCAGCGAAAGGTCGCATGTCAGAGATGGAAGGGTGTCAGGGAGGGATCAGGGGATGAGAGCGAAAAGTAACGTGTCTTTAACCGAGCAGGAGATGGGAAGTACCCCGCCTGGGCCTGCTACGCGGACTAGGACATACAG TTCCGACGACAGTGTGGACGGCCAGGGTGCTAGGAGAGCCTCCCCTCGCCGCAACCGCAAGAGTCGGGAGCAGCGTCAGCTCATCTACGAGCGGGAAGATGGCAGACTTAGCGAAAACCCAGCAGCTGCGCTAAAAACAGAAAA ACCGGCTGCCAGACCCTCGCGGACCCCGCCGACCGAAGGCAGACCCACCCGGACCCCGCCGACCGAAGTCAACCCCACACAGCCAGTCATCCGTTCCACCAACACCCCACCCAGGCGGCAACTCCCCACCGTCCCCCGCCCTGCCACCGCCCGCGCAGCCATGATGTCACAGAGATTACCCAACCGCCTGCCCAGTAAAAGCAAACCGCCCTCGTAa
- the LOC136431215 gene encoding leucine-rich repeat-containing protein 56-like isoform X1, which yields MACAQETGTSLYRFPRDITVRDMASPPTGSVCITEYAEDVINPEPIMIEDSEELVDEYLSPGRLKALTGVEDLDEVQNLEMAVDTRENSLGNFGSLLPKLQQLRLNNSVIASVRDLGTSLRYLQVLWMARCGLQDLDGISSMSALRELYLAYNDISDVSPCSLLEELQVLDLEGNSIDDVAQVEFLALCPKLTTMTLEGNPVCLASHPDSENNDVYDYRGTIKQSVPTLLYLDDEPLTANSSLLSKPTSLSAERLVVNESIKESLGSNEDIDDGEGRPSSGSSRPGSARRPGSARPGSARRRPDSAVARLGTAARPGSARPGTAARPGTAGRPGTAAAGAQRPETAGSEDFALDEELSDLTRGEVICGLPSRALKTRKGKESPQREGSPDEYLPTALAALPTVEQIQASPFSHLLHRPEHTYDEAFDVDVSKEDLFAELKAWRQEYEGKIKQRYVEMREPQVLKISHDEVADVEDGSDASVSDDDVELPVDEDSQLYLRSKSPVHVPSPPSSSPVYRPSPPPSSPTHRPSPPPLSPTHHPSPPPRSPQGPPPSQRLPLKPLMSDGVVRPRTAADFRVRRYRPRTKEETDVERLRSSGPNEDTRPPVSSERSHVRDGRVSGRDQGMRAKSNVSLTEQEMGSTPPGPATRTRTYSSDDSVDGQGARRASPRRNRKSREQRQLIYEREDGRLSENPAAALKTEKPAARPSRTPPTEGRPTRTPPTEVNPTQPVIRSTNTPPRRQLPTVPRPATARAAMMSQRLPNRLPSKSKPPS from the exons ATGGCATGTGCACAGGAGACAGGCACCTCACTCTACAG ATTCCCAAGGGACATTACCGTAAGGGACATGGCGTCACCCCCAACAGGGAGCGTATGCATCACAGAGtatgcagaggatgtcatcaacCCGGAACCAATCATGATCGAGGACTCAGAGGAACTTGTGGACGAGTACCTTTCCCCTGGTAGATTG aaagCATTGACTGGAGTGGAAGACTTGGATGAAGTTCAGAATCTGGAGATGGCTGTTGACACCAGGGAGAATAGCCTGGGGAACTTTG GTTCCCTGCTACCCAAGCTGCAGCAGTTGCGGCTGAACAACAGCGTCATCGCGTCCGTGCGTGACCTGGGCACGTCCCTGCGGTACCTTCAGGTACTCTGGATGGCCAGGTGTGGTCTACAGGACCTGGACGGCATCAGCTCCATGTCTGCGCTCAGG GAGCTGTACCTGGCCTACAATGACATCAGTGATGTGTCCCCCTGTAGTCTCTTGGAGGAACTGCAGGTTCTGGATCTGGAAGG AAATAGCATAGATGATGTGGCTCAGGTGGAGTTTCTAGCCCTGTGTCCCAAGCTGACCACCATGACACTAGAGGGGAACCCTGTCTGTCTGGCATCTCATCCTGATTCggag AACAACGACGTGTATGACTACCGAGGCACCATCAAACAGTCTGTTCCAACCCTCCTGTACCTGGATGACGAGCCGCTCACCGCCAACAGCAGCCTTCTCTCCAAACCAACCAGTCTCAGTGCCGAACGACTCGTCGTCAACGAGTCAATCAAGGAGAGTTTGGGGTCAAATGAGGACATCGATGATGGAG AAGGCAGACCATCGTCAGGTTCCAGTAGACCAGGCTCAGCGCGGAGACCGGGATCAGCCAGACCGGGGTCGGCCAGACGGAGACCGGACTCTGCCGTAGCCAGGTTAGGGACGGCAGCACGACCGGGCAGTGCTCGACCTGGTACTGCCGCCAGACCGGGCACAGCCGGCAGGCCTGGAACAGCTGCAGCTGGCGCACAGAGACCGGAGACTGCAG GATCAGAGGACTTTGCTCTAGATGAAGAGCTCAGTGATCTCACCAGAG GAGAAGTAATATGTGGCCTTCCCAGCAGGGCACTGAAGACCAGGAAAGGAAAG GAGAGCCCTCAGAGGGAAGGTAGTCCTGATGAATAT CTGCCCACAGCCCTGGCTGCCCTGCCCACAGTAGAGCAGATCCAGGCCTCTCCCTTCAGCCACCTGCTGCACAGACCGGAGCACACGTACGACGAGGCCTTCGACGTTGATGTGTCCAAGGAAGACCTGTTCGCTGAGCTGAAAGCGTGGAGGCAGGAATATGAGGG gaaaatcaaaCAGAGGTATGTGGAGATGCGGGAGCCACAAGTGCTGAAGATTTCTCACGACGAAGTCGCGGACGTCGAGGACGGCTCGGATGCCTCCGTTTCGGACGACGACGTCGAACTTCCGGTGGACGAAGACTCGCAGTTGTACCTTCGCTCCAAGTCCCCTGTCCACGTCCCGTCTCCACCCTCCTCCTCCCCTGTCTATCGCCCGTCCCCTCCCCCATCTTCACCCACACACCGACCTTCCCCACCCCCCTTATCCCCAACACACCATCCCTCCCCACCCCCTAGATCGCCGCAAGGCCCCCCTCCCTCGCAAAGGCTTCCGTTGAAACCGCTGATGAGCGACGGAGTAGTTAGACCGCGTACTGCTGCTGACTTCCGGGTACGACGGTACCGACCGCGCACTAAGGAGGAAACAGACGTTGAGAGATTGAGATCGTCGGGGCCAAATGAAGACACGAGGCCACCAGTATCCAGCGAAAGGTCGCATGTCAGAGATGGAAGGGTGTCAGGGAGGGATCAGGGGATGAGAGCGAAAAGTAACGTGTCTTTAACCGAGCAGGAGATGGGAAGTACCCCGCCTGGGCCTGCTACGCGGACTAGGACATACAG TTCCGACGACAGTGTGGACGGCCAGGGTGCTAGGAGAGCCTCCCCTCGCCGCAACCGCAAGAGTCGGGAGCAGCGTCAGCTCATCTACGAGCGGGAAGATGGCAGACTTAGCGAAAACCCAGCAGCTGCGCTAAAAACAGAAAA ACCGGCTGCCAGACCCTCGCGGACCCCGCCGACCGAAGGCAGACCCACCCGGACCCCGCCGACCGAAGTCAACCCCACACAGCCAGTCATCCGTTCCACCAACACCCCACCCAGGCGGCAACTCCCCACCGTCCCCCGCCCTGCCACCGCCCGCGCAGCCATGATGTCACAGAGATTACCCAACCGCCTGCCCAGTAAAAGCAAACCGCCCTCGTAa
- the LOC136429327 gene encoding D(1)-like dopamine receptor — protein sequence MNMFVLNIAVSDLLITALQAPTRLAAVVNRAPPGGEGFCTFLGFIGFLNCCISVLSSALIAFNRYIRISKSPSTYIKLFGPLKSCLWIAASWGVCALIIILPGMLGVGRFGWDEVRSQCDLDSTHPYSRYYFSFVFGGAYWISVSIVVVFYVKTYLFVKNSVITIAKNRTLGNKREYVSTEMVRRTRHMFIIFCASTVLQAPAVLLESIDFTASFIPFEVIFVGIFLFGSCHAINPFMYPWKVRVFRRAFKSLLQCKRDIPFVPGQSSLEAT from the coding sequence ATGAACATGTTCGTTCTGAACATCGCCGTGAGCGACCTCCTGATCACGGCCCTGCAGGCGCCCACCCGGCTGGCGGCGGTGGTCAACAGGGCCCCGCCGGGCGGCGAGGGCTTCTGCACCTTCCTGGGCTTCATCGGCTTCCTCAACTGCTGCATCTCCGTCCTCTCCTCGGCCCTCATCGCCTTCAACCGCTACATCCGCATCTCCAAGTCGCCGAGCACTTACATCAAACTGTTCGGTCCGCTCAAGTCGTGTCTGTGGATAGCGGCGTCGTGGGGGGTCTGTGCTCTGATCATCATCCTCCCCGGGATGCTTGGCGTAGGTCGTTTCGGGTGGGACGAGGTGCGAAGCCAGTGTGACCTTGACTCGACCCACCCCTACAGCAGATACTACTTCTCGTTTGTTTTCGGAGGTGCTTATTGGATCTCGGTGTCAATAGTGGTCGTTTTCTACGTCAAAACGTATCTCTTTGTTAAGAATTCCGTGATAACCATAGCCAAAAATCGCACCTTGGGGAACAAGCGGGAGTACGTGTCGACGGAGATGGTGCGCAGAACGAGACACATGTTCATCATCTTCTGCGCATCCACCGTCCTCCAGGCTCCCGCCGTGTTGTTGGAGAGTATAGACTTCACGGCGTCCTTCATACCGTTTGAGGTGATCTTTGTGGGGATATTTCTGTTCGGCTCGTGTCACGCCATCAACCCGTTCATGTACCCGTGGAAAGTCCGGGTCTTCCGCCGAGCCTTTAAATCATTATTGCAGTGCAAACGGGACATTCCCTTTGTACCCGGACAGTCCTCACTGGAGGCCACCTAA